The Amblyraja radiata isolate CabotCenter1 chromosome 1, sAmbRad1.1.pri, whole genome shotgun sequence genome contains a region encoding:
- the LOC116977890 gene encoding proline-rich protein 12-like produces MGAPQHTPAGTLRDSALLPCPPPPAATITYRPRQPVLPAPLRRSLPSLPRRPADAPPSKVPAPGADAKGARPMGLGVTMATAACTGHGRRGLGLSADVGAFHLGSGAPPSDPDNMDEQAPANKRPMTSAEKMRRLRAKRKQQDFLLRRVNEWKHYARNTYKK; encoded by the exons ATGGGGGCCCCCCAGCACACCCCCGCCGGGACGCTCAGGGATTCGGCCCTTCTGCCCTGCCCCCCACCGCCGGCCGCCACCATCACCTACCGTCCTCGACAGCCTGTCCTACCCGCTCCGCTCCGCCGATCGTTACCTTCCCTCCCCCGCCGGCCGGCCGACGCTCCGCCCTCCAAGGTTCCGGCTCCGGGTGCTGACGCCAAGGGGGCGCGGCCTATGGGCCTAGGCGTTACTATGGCGACTGCGGCCTGCACCGGGCATGGCCGGCGGGGCCTGGGTCTCTCCGCGGATGTCGGGGCTTTCCATCTGGGGAGTGGCGCCCCTCCGTCCGACCCAG ACAACATGGATGAACAGGCTCCTGCAAACAAAAGACCAATGACTTCAGCGGAGAAAATGAGGAGACTTCGAGCAAAAAGGAAACAACAAGATTTTCTTCTAAGGAGAGTCAACGAGTGGAAGCACTACGCAAGAAACACGTACAAGAAATGA